The Deltaproteobacteria bacterium genome includes the window GACGGCCGCTTGCTGTGGGCCAAGGCACTCGGAGGTCCCGGCGAGGACATCGGCCAGACGGTCGCGATCGACAGCAAGGGCCGCGTCGCCGTCGCCGGCACGTTCACCGACACGGTCGACTTCGGCTCGGGCAAGCCGTTTACGAGCAAGGGGCGCACCGATCTGTTCATCGCGCTGTACGACGCCAGCGGCCGTCACGTGTGGTCGCGCCGCGCGGGCGCCGAGGTCGAGGATCGCGCCTACGCCGTCGCGTTCGATCGCGACGACAACCTGATCGCAACCGGCTACTTCGGCTCGGCGATCTCGCTCGGCGGCGACCCGCTGGTGTCCGCCGGTCGGGCCGACGCATTCGCGGTGAAGTACGCGCCGGATGCCCGGCACGTGTGGTCGTGGCGCATCGGGGGGGGAGGGCGACGACCTGGGCCGAGCGGTTGCGGTGGCTCCCGACGGCTCGCTGTGGATCGCCGGCGATTTCCAGGCGGAGGTCGTCGTCGGCGGCAAGACGCTCGCGAGCCGCGGCAACTCCGACGTGCTGCTGGCGCACGTCACCGCGGACGGCGCGGCGATCGGCGCGTATTCGTTCGGCTCCTACTTTCACGATTTCGCCGTCGGGGTCGCGGTCGACGCGGCGGGCGGGCCGGTCGTCATCGGGTCGTTCGAGCAGTCGATCGACTTCGGCGGCGGCGAACTCAAGGGGGTCAAGAAGAAGGACATGTTCCTCGCGCGCTTCGACGCCAATGGGGCCCACCTGTGGTCGAAGGCGTTCGGCGGGCGCGACGACGACGTGGGCGGCGGGGTCGCGGTCGACGCGCACGGCGACGTGATCGCGACCGGCTGGTTCTGGCACGGCGTCGACTTCGGTACCGGGCGGCTCGACAGCGCCGGCGACAGCGACATCGTCGTCGCCAAGTACGCGCCCAACGGCGAGCCGATATGGGCCAGGCGGTTTGGCGACGCGGGCGCCGACTTCGGTCGCGCCGTCGCCGTCGGGCCGGACGGGGCCGCGGCGGTCGCCGGTACGTTCCGCGGCACGGTCGACTTCGGCGGCGGCCCGCTCACGTTCGCCGGGGAGCGCAAGGGCGCCAAGGGCGACGCATTCGTCGCCGTGTTCGGCCCGTGATCGCGTGCTCGCGGGCCGCGCCTCGGACCCGCGCGGTTATTCGTGCACGGCGATCGCGGCGTGGCGCCACGCGACGCCGCCACGCCCGTCGCGATAGACGACGAACAGGTCGCCGTCGGCCGGCTCCTCGGGCGCGGTCCACGTGGTCGGCGCCCGCCGGTAGCGGTCGAATTCTCCGACGCTGGCGTACCACGCGACCTGGGAGTCGTCGCCCGGCGGCGGGTCGACGACGACGTCGAGGTCCACGATCTGTCCCGGCACGGCCGCCAGCGCGCCGGCACCGTCGGCGTCGTCTCCGATCGCGGCGCCATCGGCCGAGAGCTCGACGATGTCCGGGTTGGCGGTCGGTTGCGGCACGCCGACCGCGATCGCTTTGACGGCCACGAGCGGCGGCGAATCGTCGGGGTACGCGGTCGCCTCCACGGCGGCGAGCGCGACGCCGTCGACCTCCGCGGGCGCGACGTACCAGACGGCGCCGGCGTCGCGCTCGATCCGGCCGATGGCCGGCTGGTCGGCCGTCGGTTCCGCGAGGGACCAGTCGACCTCGACGCCGGAGATCGGCCCGTCGGGTCCGGCGAGCAAGATCGACAGCGCGGCCCGGTCACCGGCCGGGATCGCCGGTGGGTCGGCCCGAACCGCGAGGATCTGCGGTCGCGCCAGCTCGGCCGGCGTCGGCAGATCGGTGCACGCCGCGGCAGCCGCCGCGATCGCCGCCGCGGCGCAGGCGGCGGGACGCCGAGTTGCCAGAGCCATCAGAACGTCCCCCTCACGCCGATCGCCGGAAAGATCGGCAGCGTCGTGAACGCCTCGCGATCCTGGTAGTCGAAGCTGTACTGGTAGCCGAGCGTGCGCGCGTGGGCGTACACGTTCGTGATGTCGAGGTAGGCCGACAGCTTCCACGTCCGGAACGACCACGTTCGATCGACGCGCACGTCGAGCTGGTGCGCGTCCTCGAGCCGGTCGCTGTTGACCTCGCCGAACACCGGCGCGTACACGTTGAGGTCCGACAGGAACACGGAGCCGACGATCGGCGTGATCGGCTCGCCGGTGGTGTACTGCCAGCGGCCGCCGAACGTCCACGCGCCGACTTGCCAGCTCGCGACCGCGATGAAGTTGTGCGTCTGGTCGTAGTCGAACAGCCGGCGCGGCTGGCCGGGGCCGTCGACGCGATCCGACCGCGACAGCGTGTAGGCGACCCATCCGAAGAAGTGGTCGGTGCGCGCGCGCACGAGCGCTTCAGCGCCGAACGAGCGACCGTAGCCCTGGTTGACGAATACGTCGAGCGGGTCGTCGCCGGCGCGCGCGCGGTCCTGCACCACCAGCCGGCGGCGATCCGTGTAGAACACGGAGCCCGTCGCGCGCACCGCGTCGGACAGGTCGTGCTCGCCGCCGAGCACGTACTGGTAGGCGATCTCCGGGGACAGATCGCGCGGGACGGCCTCGGCCTGGTCGAGCGGGCGGCTGTACTGGCCGAGCGCGGCGAGCACCGCCCAGCGCGGCGCGACTTCGACCTTGACCTGCAGCCGAGGCGACACCGTATGCGCGCCGATCCGATCGTAATAGTCCCAGCGCACGCCCGGCGTGACCCGCGCCGCGGGTACGGGCGACACGTCGGCCGCAACATACCCCGCCACCCACGTATCGTCGAAATCGAGATCGAGGTCGACCGGCGGATCCGTGGTGAGGTTCGGCATGTCCGGGTTGCCCTCCTGCGGCGGCAGCGGGAACCGCGATCGGAACGTGCCCCGCTGCGCCTGGATGTCCGCTCCGGCGCGCACGGTGACCCGCGGGTGCGCCCGCCACGTGACGTCCTCGCGCACCTCGACGAACCCGCCGTCGCCGTCGAGGAAGTTGTCCTGTCCGACCTCGACCCGGAACTGGCGCGTGCCCACTGCGGCGATCGCCGTCGACGACACGGCCGGCCGGTCGTAGCGCCAGGTCGCGTGCACGCGCGAGAACACGGTCTGGTTGAAGAACGTGCCGGTCGCTTCCGGATCGTTGGCGTTCTCCTCGTCCAGCAGCAGCTCGAGCACGTCGGAGCTCACCAGGCCGAGGGCGGTGAACCGATGCCGTGCGGACGGCTGCCAGTCGATGCGCAGCTGGCCGTCGTAGTAGCGCGGCGCGGTGGTGAACGACAGGTCGATGTCGTCCGGGATCGCGGCGGGCAAGATCGCGTCGATGAGCGATCGCCGTGCGGCGGCGGTGATGGTCAGATTGTGCTCGCGCGACAGCGGTCCCTCGACGTACCCGGCGAGGTTGATGAACGACAGCTCGGCGAACCCGGTCCACGTCGTCGCGCGGCTCGGCCGCGTGTGGATGTGAACGATGCCGCCCGTCGCGCGGCCCTCTTCGGCGCCGAATCCACCGGGGAGGAACTCGATGTCGTCGATGAACTCGGACGGCAGCACCGACTGCAGGCCGAAGAAGTGGTAGACAAGCGGGATCTGCACGCCGTCGACCAGGAACAGCGAGTCTTCCGGCGCCGCACCTCGGATCACGAGCAACCCGGGCCCGCTGCCGGCCGCGTCGGCGTTCGCGACGCCCGGCAAGCTCTTGACGACCTGCATGGAGTCGCCGCGCGTGCCGGGGAGCTTGACCAACTCGCGGCGATCGAGTTCGGTCTCGCCCGGCGCGTCGACGATGCGCGGCGCCTTGCCGACGATCTCGATCGTCTCTCCCGCGGCTTCGGCGCCTTCGCGCGCGAGGATGATGACCAGGTCGGCGACCCCGCCCGGCCCGAGGTCGACCGGTACGTCGGCTGCGGAGTAGCCGGGCGCACTCACGCGCACGACGAGGGTACCCGGCGGAAGGTCGGCGAACTGAAAGCGCCCGGCGGCGTCCGCAGTCGCGCGCTGCGCCGTGCCGACGACTTCGACCGTGGCTCCGGGGACGGGCGCGAGCGTGTCGCCGTCGAGCACAGTGCCGGCCAGCGGCGCGGCGCGCGCAATCTGCGGCAGCGCGAGGACGGCGGCGAGGACGGTCAGGCTGACGACACGGGGTACCATGGGGGAGTCGCGACGGCCGTACGGCTTACGCGCGCGGCAAATATACGCGAAACACGCTGCCGGCGCCATCGCGGCTTTCGGCCTCGATCTCGCCGCCGAGCGACGTCACGATCTTGTGACAGATCGACAACCCCAAACCGGTGCCCACGCCGATCGGTTTGGTGGTGAAAAACGGATCGAACGCGCGGCGCAAGATGGCCGGCGGCATGCCGCAGCCGGAATCGGCGACCTCGACCACGATCCGATGGCCGTCGAAGCGGGTGCTCACGCGCACGAGATTGCGGTCGGGGGCGCCGGGGGCGATCGCCTGCGCGGCGTTGACGAGCAGGTTGAGGAACACCTGGCCGAGGCGGCTTTCGCTGGCTCGGACCGGCGGCGTCTCGTCGAGCGCCTCGACCAGACGGGCTCGCTCGCGAATGGTGTTGCCGGCGATGTTGACGGCCGACCGCACGACGCGGCGCACGTCGATGTCCGCGGTGTCCTCGCTCGCGCGCGAAAACGACCGCAGGTCGCTGACGATGCTGCGTACGCGCTGCGCTCCGTCGCGCGCGTGGGCGAGCGCGTCGCGCAGGCGGTCGACGGCGTGTGGCGGCCCGGTGATCGCATCGAGGGCGGAGGCCATTCGATCGAGATTGAGCAGCACGTAGGTCAGCGGGTTGTTGATCTCGTGCGCCACGCCGGCAGCGACCGTGCCGACCGTCGCCATCCGGTCGGCGAGCGCCAGCCGCGACCGCAGCGCTCTGCGCTCGCTGACGTCGCGAAAGAACGCGACCGACGCCGTGCCTTCGGCCACCGGAACGACCGTCGCGCCGACTTCCACGACGGCGCGCTCGCCCGACTTGCGCACGATGCCGATCTCGATTGGACTCGGCACGACCTCGCCGGCCCGGGCGAGCCGCACCATCTCTTCGACCCGTGTGCGGTCGTCCTGCACCAGGTGGTCGAGGGCGGGGCGAGCGGCGAGGTCCGCTGCGGCGTAGCCGAGGATCGCGACCGCCGCGTCGTTCGCGTGTACGATCTGCGGCCCGTCGCCCCGATCGATCGTGACGACGACGCCGTAGCCCGACCGGCCGAGGGCCGCCACGACCGGCCCGTCGAGACCGGCGAGCAGATCGTCGAGCGTGGTCATCGACTCCGACTATATCGCCTGCGTCGCCGCGGGTTGAAGGGCATCGGGGGCGCGCGTGCTATGGTTGCTCGGTGAACAAGGTTACATGGTCGTTGGCCATCGTCGCGGCTGGATTGGCCGCACCGGCCGGCGCGCGCGCGGACCGCGCCGCGGTCGACGCC containing:
- a CDS encoding TonB-dependent receptor translates to MAPAACFAYICRARKPYGRRDSPMVPRVVSLTVLAAVLALPQIARAAPLAGTVLDGDTLAPVPGATVEVVGTAQRATADAAGRFQFADLPPGTLVVRVSAPGYSAADVPVDLGPGGVADLVIILAREGAEAAGETIEIVGKAPRIVDAPGETELDRRELVKLPGTRGDSMQVVKSLPGVANADAAGSGPGLLVIRGAAPEDSLFLVDGVQIPLVYHFFGLQSVLPSEFIDDIEFLPGGFGAEEGRATGGIVHIHTRPSRATTWTGFAELSFINLAGYVEGPLSREHNLTITAAARRSLIDAILPAAIPDDIDLSFTTAPRYYDGQLRIDWQPSARHRFTALGLVSSDVLELLLDEENANDPEATGTFFNQTVFSRVHATWRYDRPAVSSTAIAAVGTRQFRVEVGQDNFLDGDGGFVEVREDVTWRAHPRVTVRAGADIQAQRGTFRSRFPLPPQEGNPDMPNLTTDPPVDLDLDFDDTWVAGYVAADVSPVPAARVTPGVRWDYYDRIGAHTVSPRLQVKVEVAPRWAVLAALGQYSRPLDQAEAVPRDLSPEIAYQYVLGGEHDLSDAVRATGSVFYTDRRRLVVQDRARAGDDPLDVFVNQGYGRSFGAEALVRARTDHFFGWVAYTLSRSDRVDGPGQPRRLFDYDQTHNFIAVASWQVGAWTFGGRWQYTTGEPITPIVGSVFLSDLNVYAPVFGEVNSDRLEDAHQLDVRVDRTWSFRTWKLSAYLDITNVYAHARTLGYQYSFDYQDREAFTTLPIFPAIGVRGTF
- a CDS encoding PAS domain S-box protein — translated: MTTLDDLLAGLDGPVVAALGRSGYGVVVTIDRGDGPQIVHANDAAVAILGYAAADLAARPALDHLVQDDRTRVEEMVRLARAGEVVPSPIEIGIVRKSGERAVVEVGATVVPVAEGTASVAFFRDVSERRALRSRLALADRMATVGTVAAGVAHEINNPLTYVLLNLDRMASALDAITGPPHAVDRLRDALAHARDGAQRVRSIVSDLRSFSRASEDTADIDVRRVVRSAVNIAGNTIRERARLVEALDETPPVRASESRLGQVFLNLLVNAAQAIAPGAPDRNLVRVSTRFDGHRIVVEVADSGCGMPPAILRRAFDPFFTTKPIGVGTGLGLSICHKIVTSLGGEIEAESRDGAGSVFRVYLPRA